CGCAGCGCGTCCGCCGCGGGGCCGCCTCCCTTGGCGTCGTCCAGCAGGCCGGCCCTGGTCAGCCGGTCGAGGAGCCTGTCCACCTGGCCCTCGGCCAGGCCCATCCGGTGGCCCTCCTCGCGCAGCAGTGGCAGCCCGCGGGTGCCGTCGAGGAGGGCGAGGAAGCTGCCCGAGGCCACGTCGACAGGGCCGAGCACCACGGCGTGGGCGGGCGCCACGCCGAACTGGACGGTGTTGAGGTTGCGCCAGCCGCGCCGCAGCGCGGGCTTCAGGAGCGGATGCATGGTTCTCCCCCGTGAGATCGCCGGTGCCGTGCCGCGCGTTCGACATGTCCTGCCAGGCATGCCGCGCGCGGCCGGGGCGCCGATGACGCCCCGGCCGGCCGGTGGAGTCCCCCGTCGCTCCACCGGCCGGGTTCCAGCATCCCGATCCCGGCCGTGGCCCGCCGAAAGTTATCCACAGGTGTGGAAAATAGTCATACAAATATGGGGAATGCCTCGCCCGGCGCCGGATCCGTCGCCAAGGGCCCGGGGGAACGGGACTTCCGCCGCGTGCAGCAGGTAACGTCGTGGCGTGCCCGCCGACCCACTGCACCGCGCCGGAACCTCTCAGCGCAGTACGACGAGCCAGCCATCCGGCGGCTCCGGGGCGAGCGCGGTCGAGGTGCGCAGAAGCAGCCGTCGCCGCAGAACGGTGTCCGCGTACCGCGAGGGCGATCGCACCGTCGTACTGATCCCCGCCCGGATGTCCAAGGCGGAGGAGCAGCGCTGGGTGACAGTCATGCTCGACAAGCTGGCCGCCCAGGAGAGCAAGCGCACCCTGGACGACGCGGACCTCGCCGAGCGGGCCGGGCAGCTGTCCGCCCAGTACTTCGACGGCCGGGCCAGACCCACCTCGGTCCGCTGGGTCACCAACCAGAACACCCGCTGGGGCTCGTGCACCCCGGCCGAGGGCAGCATCCGCCTCTCGCACCGCCTGCAGGGCATGCCCGACTACGTCATCGACTACGTCCTCGCCCACGAACTGGCCCACCTGCTGGTGCCCGGA
The nucleotide sequence above comes from Streptomyces sp. TS71-3. Encoded proteins:
- a CDS encoding M48 family metallopeptidase; the encoded protein is MPADPLHRAGTSQRSTTSQPSGGSGASAVEVRRSSRRRRTVSAYREGDRTVVLIPARMSKAEEQRWVTVMLDKLAAQESKRTLDDADLAERAGQLSAQYFDGRARPTSVRWVTNQNTRWGSCTPAEGSIRLSHRLQGMPDYVIDYVLAHELAHLLVPGHGPGFWRLLEAYPRTERARGYLEGVVAADRLPHVPAPD